A region of Diospyros lotus cultivar Yz01 chromosome 3, ASM1463336v1, whole genome shotgun sequence DNA encodes the following proteins:
- the LOC127797769 gene encoding SHUGOSHIN 1-like produces MSPPGTEGFFVLHSEGAGLADKPKVEKTAKGSLGGEARKKLGDISNLPQQLRLSNQYEKGQSVSNSTKEYIDQLQQENMMLMKLLTDRNKIIELSGIELQKLRINLQKFQQQNLQLAQANTQMLAELNSGKDKLKALQHELGCKNSLLKVKKVEQTGKAKNKICQNIENQVEASKSEEQRQCSEADRALNKHSKTNRKQRSKSLGPSTLKEVQLKEKTESKRVCLRRQSARFKHEESEPTEDVVEKDTKFPASSLHEDQMQEEGSTSTASSAKRDGEGSGRGPSDDEAQEFLRPSMGRPSRLAAKKVQSYKEIPLNVKMRRSE; encoded by the exons ATGTCGCCGCCGGGAACGGAAGGCTTCTTCGTTCTTCATTCGGAGGGCGCCGGCTTGGCAG ATAAACCTAAAGTAGAGAAAACAGCAAAAGGGTCTTTGGGAGGTGAGGCTAGGAAGAAGCTCGGTGATATAAGCAACTTGCCCCAGCAACTTAGACTGTCAAACCAATATGAGAAGGGACAGTCTGTTTCAAATTCGACTAAAGAGTACATTGACCAGCTCCAACAG GAAAATATGATGCTGATGAAGCTCTTAACTGATAGAAA TAAAATCATTGAATTGAGTGGAATTGAGCTACAGAAACTAAGGATCAATTTGCAGAAATTTCAACAACAGAATTTGCAACTAGCTCAAGCAAATACACAGATGCTAGCA GAACTTAATTCTGGTAAAGATAAG CTAAAAGCACTACAACACGAGCTTGGTTGCAAAAATAGTCTGCTCAAAGTGAAAAAAGTGGAACAAACG GggaaagcaaaaaataaaatatgtcaGAATATTGAGAATCAG GTGGAAGCTAGCAAGTCTGAGGAGCAGAGGCAATGCTCAGAAGCAGATAGAGCTCTTAATAAACACTCTAAAACCAACAGGAAGCAGCGATCAAAGA GTTTGGGCCCTTCTACTCTTAAAGAAGTTCAGTTGAAGGAGAAAACTGAAAGCAAAAG GGTTTGTTTGAGAAGACAGTCTGCCAGATTTAAACATGAAGAATCAGAGCCTACGGAGGATGTTGTTGAGAAAGATACCAAATTTCCTGCGAGTTCTTTGCATGAAGATCAAATGCAGGAAGAGGGTTCAACTTCCACTGCTTCATCGGCAAAAAGAGATGGTGAAGGCAGTGGTCGTGGTCCAAGCGATGACGAGGCTCAGGAATTTCTAAGGCCATCTATGGGAAGACCCTCGCGTCTAGCAGCCAAAAAGGTTCAGTCCTACAAGGAGATTCCTCTTAATGTGAAAATGAGAAGATCTGAGTAA